The Juglans microcarpa x Juglans regia isolate MS1-56 chromosome 8S, Jm3101_v1.0, whole genome shotgun sequence genome has a window encoding:
- the LOC121244547 gene encoding LOW QUALITY PROTEIN: uncharacterized protein LOC121244547 (The sequence of the model RefSeq protein was modified relative to this genomic sequence to represent the inferred CDS: inserted 1 base in 1 codon) translates to MGVVEPQPQPQGPAIRALGSLFKLTHVYLWDDGSAETPQCSSFSGRSKSAEDDKDDTGSNILSSTRDYSPLPEEMELTEQMNALGLPLSFHTNKEKMGMDKGKRKGTRMKQSNSHTNIVDGAIEICKVSEGEILSPTIFHDNTSSSLCSMSMLGQSESSNYDVAVDVKISHWPADEGDNSASSTRITCDNDKEQVFEGISNILPDDGLDCGSVPSSILFKDDMKNSANLINLDKVLCRGSYLTDTSFDNDKKEYNGRLLDYECIERLSAAYHDKEKVDNSDNNSNGQPYLPDSFACTPVPKMLEEDGTDSLNCNDDHGYWMVYRDTFYNRNYFYNIKTHASTWYPPEGLEYLAYGDVNNESNEVTTEVTKLDVSPAEDASHVYNLQTRVESSHERKNNDKLGNWPPDELSVGIKLGVDNSLSGVAVTSASSFEHADAIFEINISCTNERTFCLIPETNSCSSGIKIKPPVNDEVSSGELQQTYADRPNELDYVDLLDRPSKIISCDASYEDDEVSQVLDTSRLTKTHTEAASECSDITFGNVDTLTDKIDTRCDHIMKKQKKKVRRTQRQRKSSNDNEELEFEGILRKCSANISKYWWQRYLLFSKFDNGIKMDEEGWFSVTPESIARHHASRCGSGIIVDCFTGVGGNAIQFALRSKHVTAVDIDEKKIDYAHHNAAIYGVNDHIDFIKGDFFSLAPKLKADTVFLSPPWXGPDYAKVETYDIKTMLKPHDGYFLFNTAKKIASRLVMFLPRNVDINQLAELCLSAHPPWAVEVEKNHLNGKLKAITAYFNAPAVDNESA, encoded by the exons ATTATAGCCCTTTACCTGAAGAAATGGAACTCACCGAACAGATGAATGCATTAGGGCTTCCTCTTTCCTTCCACACAAACAAAGAG AAGATGGGAATGGATAAAGGCAAAAGAAAGGGTACACGCATGAAGCAGTCAAACAGTCATACAAATATTGTGGATGGAGCAATTGAAATATGCAAAGTGAGTGAGGGGGAGATTTTATCTCCTACTATTTTTCATGATAATACGAGCAGTTCTTTATGTTCTATGTCAATGCTGGGGCAAAGTGAATCATCTAATTATGATGTTGCAGTGGATGTCAAAATATCCCATTGGCCCGCTGATGAAGGAGATAATTCAGCAAGTTCAACTAGGATCACTTGTGACAATGATAAGGAACAAGTTTTTGAGGGAATATCCAACATTTTACCCGATGATGGCTTGGATTGTGGCTCTGTACCCAGTTCTATACTGTTCAAGGATGACATGAAAAATTCAGCTAATTTGATTAACTTGGATAAGGTACTTTGTAGGGGGAGCTATTTGACAGATACTAGCTTTGAcaatgataagaaagaatataaTGGAAGATTACTGGATTATGAATGTATAGAAAGGTTATCGGCTGCTTACCATGATAAAGAAAAAGTGGATAATTCAGACAATAACAGCAATGGGCAACCATATCTTCCTGATTCATTTGCATGTACTCCTGTTCCAAAAATGCTAGAGGAGGATGGAACTGATAGCTTGAACTGCAATGATGATCATGGGTATTGGATGGTGTATCGGGACACTTTCTACAATAGAAACTATTTTTACAATATCAAAACACATGCGTCTACATGGTACCCGCCTGAGGGCCTGGAATATTTGGCATATGGTGACGTTAATAATGAGTCGAATGAAGTGACTACCGAGGTAACAAAACTGGATGTTAGCCCTGCTGAAGACGCAAGTCATGTGTATAATTTGCAAACTAGAGTTGAGTCGTCTCATGAACGCAAGAATAATGATAAACTTGGGAATTGGCCACCTGATGAGCTCTCAGTTGGGATCAAACTTGGTGTAGACAACTCTCTTTCTGGTGTGGCTGTAACATCGGCGAGCAGTTTTGAGCATGCAGATGCAATTTTTGAGATCAATATAAGTTGCACTAATGAAAGAACATTTTGCTTGATACCAGAGACTAACAG TTGCAGTTCAGGAATTAAAATCAAGCCACCAGTTAATGATGAGGTCAGCAGTGGTGAGTTGCAACAGACATATGCTGATAGACCCAATGAACTGGATTATGTTGATCTCCTTGATAGACCTAGTAAAATCATCTCTTGCGATGCAAgttatgaagatgatgaagtCTCTCAAGTTCTAGATACCAGCAG GTTGACCAAGACACATACTGAAGCAGCTTCCGAGTGTAGTGATATAACTTTTGGAAATGTGGATACATTAACAGATAAGATAGATACCCGTTGTGACCATattatgaaaaaacaaaaaaagaaagtgaggaGAACACAAAGACAGAGAAAATCCTCCAATGACAATGAAG AACTTGAGTTTGAAGGAATTCTCAGAAAATGTTCTGCTAATATTAGCAAATACTGGTGGCAGAGATACCTGCTCTTCTCTAAATTTGATAATGGTATAAAAATGGATGAAGAGGGATGGTTTTCTGTCACTCCAGAGTCTATAGCTAGACATCATGCATCCCGTTGTGGCAGCGGCATCATAGTTGACTGTTTTACTGGGGTTGGCGGGAATGCTATACAATTTGCTCTAAG gAGCAAACATGTAACTGCAGTTGATATTGACGAAAAGAAGATTGATTATGCGCATCATAATGCTGCCATCTATGGAGTTAACGACCACATAGATTTCATAAAGGGTGACTTTTTCAGTTTGGCACCAAAGTTAAAG GCGGACACAGTTTTTCTATCACCTCCTT GGGGACCTGATTATGCTAAAGTGGAGACATATGATATCAAGACAATGCTAAAGCCACATGATGG ATATTTTCTCTTTAACACTGCAAAGAAAATTGCTTCCAGGCTTGTTATGTTTCTCCCAAGAAATGTTGATATCAACCAATTAGCAGAGCTGTGTTTATCAGCTCATCCTCCATGGGCAGTAGAG GTTGAGAAGAATCATTTAAATGGAAAGTTGAAGGCAATAACTGCTTACTTCAATGCTCCAGCAGTTGATAATGAATCAGCCTGA